From a region of the Streptomyces caniferus genome:
- a CDS encoding tetratricopeptide repeat protein, whose product MTADRHGYPMSDTGAEALAHYEQALDDLLFFRPRIAETSEAVLAASPRSVLGHSLAAYLGVLGTEEKDAAAARDRFVRFRAGLDTERLTPRERMHVAAATAWLDGDLYGAGRTLGDLTIAFPRDALALFAGHQHDFLTGDAQRLRDRVGGALDAWDGDDPHHGPLLGMYAFGLEESGHYERAEEVGLAALAQHPGDVWGIHGVVHTYEMRGRFTDGIRFLDARTDDWSQGSLLTVHNWWHYALYSLEIGATDRVLEIYDAALHHDASAGAAMELLDAAALLWRLYLAQDDQSARWSRLADAWENRQDGPHYAFNDAHAVMAYVGAGRFVQAQRLVRDRETWVAAESAVSNRAMTAEVGLPVCRALIAYGQHDYDRAADLLLPVRHRLNTFGGSHAQRDAIQRTLVEAALRAGRADLARTLLSERIQLRPVCPYTWSAKARLEEQLGDPARAAAARERAAAQASA is encoded by the coding sequence ATGACAGCGGACCGACACGGGTACCCGATGAGCGATACCGGCGCCGAGGCCCTCGCGCATTACGAACAGGCGCTGGACGACCTGCTGTTCTTCCGGCCTCGGATCGCGGAGACCTCGGAGGCCGTACTGGCTGCCTCGCCGCGGTCGGTGCTGGGACACTCGCTGGCCGCCTACCTGGGGGTGCTGGGCACCGAGGAGAAGGATGCGGCCGCGGCACGGGACCGCTTCGTCCGTTTCCGCGCAGGCCTGGACACCGAACGGCTGACGCCCCGGGAACGTATGCACGTCGCCGCCGCAACGGCATGGCTCGACGGCGACCTGTACGGCGCCGGCCGCACCCTGGGGGACCTCACCATCGCCTTCCCGCGCGACGCGCTGGCACTGTTCGCGGGGCACCAGCACGACTTCCTCACCGGGGATGCCCAGCGCCTCCGCGACCGCGTCGGCGGAGCGCTGGACGCCTGGGACGGGGACGACCCCCACCACGGCCCGTTGCTCGGCATGTACGCCTTCGGCCTGGAGGAGTCGGGCCATTACGAACGTGCGGAGGAGGTCGGTCTGGCGGCCCTCGCCCAGCACCCGGGCGATGTGTGGGGCATCCACGGCGTGGTGCACACGTACGAGATGCGGGGGCGCTTCACGGACGGGATCCGCTTTCTCGACGCCCGTACGGACGACTGGTCCCAGGGCAGCCTGCTCACCGTCCACAACTGGTGGCACTACGCCCTCTACTCACTGGAGATCGGCGCCACCGACCGGGTCCTGGAGATCTACGACGCCGCGCTCCACCACGACGCCTCGGCCGGCGCGGCGATGGAACTGCTGGACGCCGCGGCGCTGTTGTGGCGGCTGTACCTGGCGCAGGACGACCAGAGCGCGCGGTGGTCCCGGCTCGCCGACGCCTGGGAGAACCGCCAGGACGGCCCGCACTACGCCTTCAACGACGCACATGCGGTCATGGCCTACGTGGGCGCGGGCCGCTTCGTCCAGGCGCAACGGCTCGTCCGGGACCGGGAGACCTGGGTGGCGGCGGAGTCCGCCGTGTCCAACCGCGCGATGACGGCCGAGGTCGGACTGCCGGTCTGCCGCGCTCTGATCGCCTACGGGCAGCACGACTACGACCGGGCCGCCGATCTGCTGCTGCCCGTACGCCACCGCCTGAACACCTTCGGCGGCAGCCACGCCCAGCGGGACGCGATCCAGCGCACCCTGGTCGAGGCGGCCCTGCGCGCGGGCCGCGCCGACCTGGCGCGGACCCTGCTCAGCGAGCGCATCCAGCTGCGCCCGGTCTGCCCGTACACCTGGTCGGCCAAGGCCCGGCTGGAGGAACAGCTCGGCGATCCGGCGCGGGCGGCGGCCGCCCGCGAGCGCGCCGCCGCGCAGGCGTCGGCGTGA